CTAttatcatatcaagcataaaTACTTCTTCAATACATCAAACTAAAAAAGATGTCTACTTTGACTATATTCTTCTGTATTATATTCCTCAAAGAATAATCATTTTATTTCTTATTACCAAACATTTTGTGAATATCACAAAATATGAAGGGAAAGAATGCTGTAAACAGAAATAAACTATGCACAAATGAGTTATTTATAGTTTAGACAGATCCAAATTGACATACCAAATGCGCAAGCACTACGGAAATGCAAGTGGTAGAGTGCCATTACCTTCCATGGCCACCAATACTTGAGCAGTAAAGATGGTGCAGCCGAGTGGAGTATATAACTCACCCATTCTTCGATAAGATCAACTTGTCCATTCTCTAGTGGTGCCCAACACACTATGTAGAATCTGCACTTATGAAGGTTTGTTTATAATccataaagaaaaggaaaaaaaaacaaggctGTACGATGGATCATTATAAAACtatataaaatattaatcatGTTTTATCTTTATTGATCATGGTTTAGATCATGTATCATAATGTCTAATATTCGTCAAACATATGTGGTAGGAATAAATAATCAAGGTTGATAAAATGATGCATGATGTTACATCATGGATGATGTATATTTGTAGTagtaaaaactaaaatatttgatTGGCAACATATAACAATAACAATGATAATGATGCAAACTTTTTTCAATAAGTAGAATTGTTAAGAAAATTTGACTTGGTACAGCACTGCATCAAGGAATCTATTGTTGAACAAGCCATCTTTGAAGGAGACTAAAGAAAATTCTAGTCATACAATAGCCTTTCCAAGTTAGCCTACCTAGGCAATAGAAAATACCAATTTTCAACTTCATAATCAAGCCATCTTCTAGTTgatagtttatttgtttatttatcaacGACGTTTTTATGATGCATTAGCTAGTCATCCATTTACTCCAGGTGCTAACTAGTTTATTTAACAAAAAGCAATGTAGGGCCTGCAAGAGATGCATTCCAGGGGCAAAAGATGCACTAAGCATAAAGGAAAGGAGAAAAAGACTGGGataaaaggaaacaaaaactGCGGATCCAAAAAAACAAACATATTCTAATCTAAAGGATTTTCAGTATTTGTCTTGcattgttttattaatttttcgaGTACCGAAACCAATCCCACCATCACTATCACCAACTTTAACACTCTAGAAGTTGATATTTAAAGCTTTGCTTCCCCATCAAACTTTTTCTTTCCATTTGGGCATGTGGGAGAAGAAGTCAATGGGGGTTGCTCCCACATCATGTTCACGTAAGGATGACATGGAAAAGTGATAGCCATGGAAACAATTATTTAATCCCTTCAAATATTTTAGTAAGACTTTGAATATTTTGCTTTTAGTAAGACTTTGAATATTTTGCTTTTTGAGCACTCATTCTAATCCACCAGATGTCAAAAGAATTTTCTTGTGGGCAATggaaaactcaaatttaaattctCTCATCCACTTCATTGTCTTGTCTAAAAACTACAAAAATAGGCATCTATTTAGGAAAACATTCGTCTGCTCCAACAATATAAATCAGCCAAAAAGTCTTAGCTAAAGAGCCCCTACAACTCCGTTTGATCATGATGATGAGAATGATGAGGTCTTGTTGCTCCACTATAAATAACGGTATTCTATTTAGATCCTCACCAATCAAACAAGCCTCCAACATAGTTTGTTTCCCTCCTCTCTTTTCTCATCCTAAAGACAAGTACTCGTTCATCAGAAGCCAGCACAAGAGTTCCATGGGAGACAGTGAAACCCAAGGCTTTCAGAATCCTAGATATGTGGTCAAGAAGGTACTTGCTAGGCCGCAACACGAAGGTGATGGAGCCATTGTTAGGAGGAGCATTGGAAGGTGATTTCCTATCAATCTCTATGTTCTAAATCCCTTATTCAACAGAGGATTTAGCTTAACATGATGCTCGTACGGAAATTGATCTTGTGCAGGGGAGAACTAAGAAACTTGGATCCATTTCTGATGCTGGATGAGTTTTCTGGTAAGTATTTAACCTCTCTTCCCTAATATAACTCCATTGAATGGTACTGGTGGCAGCTAATTCATTCTTTTCCTTATCAGTATCGGCTCCAGCTGGGTTTCCTGATCATCCTCATAGAGGTTTCCTTTTTGTTGATTCAGTTCCCAAATTTGTCCTAAATTCATTACTTTAAGCTTCTCAATCTATCCATTCAATGGCAGGTTTTGAGACCGTCACTTATATGctagaggtaataaattaatttgcTAGTAGGAATGAGATAGAAATCAGATGAAATTTTAGCTAAGACGAAGTATAACATGGTACATAAATCATTGAATTCAGGGagccttcactcaccaagattttgcAGGGCATAAGGGCACCATCAGAGCGGGAGATCTGCAGGTACTTTTGATGGCCTTCACTCCTCAAGCTTTACGCTATCAATTGAATTAGAATTAGATTCATCGGTTCACCTCCATACTACATTAATTTCTTCAGTGGATGACTGCTGGTAAAGGAATTATTCACTCAGAAATGCCTGCTGCGCCTGGAGAGAACAAAGGGTTGCAGCTCTGGATCAATCTCTCCTCCAAGGACAAAATGTAATTGCCAAAATTTTATCTTTTTAACAATCACAAATAATGTTCCTAATGGAATCGATCAAACCGATACCATGAGAAATatcgatttttttttccttccaaacTTTGAGAATTTCACAATGAAAACCTAATTTTTGCGCCTATTCGTTCCAAGGATGGAGCCGAGATACCAAGAGCTACAAAGCAAAGACATAAGCAAGGTGGAAAGGGACGGCGTTGCCGTCCGCATCATCGCCGGCGAATCCTTCGGCGTCCAGTCGCCCGTCTACACCCAGACTCCAACAATGTACCTAGACTTCACCTTAAGCCCCGGATCCCAAGTTCATCAGCGGATCCCGGAGTCATGGAACGCCTTCGTCTACATCGTGGACGGCGAGGGCGTGTTCGGGGACCCGAGCGCCGAGGCGGCGGCGAGCCACCACGCGCTGGTGCTGAGCGCCGGCGATGGGGTAGAGGTGTGGAACAGGGCGGCCAGGCCGCTGAGGTTCGTACTCATCGGCGGGCAGCCGCTGAAGGAGGCGGTGGTGCAGTACGGGCCGTTCGTGATGAACACGCAGGCGCAGATCCAGCAGGCGATTGAAGACTACAACTACTGCAAGAACGGGTTCGAGAGGGGGAAGCACTGGGCCTCGCAGCAGTGAAGCCGGAAGGCCCAAATAAATCCATGACTGGCCCAAATTGAACTCTCATCTCCATTTGATAGTTTCTAGAAGATTCGGATGGAGATGGTAGATATATATATGAAttttctgttatttt
This region of Zingiber officinale cultivar Zhangliang chromosome 9A, Zo_v1.1, whole genome shotgun sequence genomic DNA includes:
- the LOC122021983 gene encoding pirin-like protein; translation: MMMRMMRSCCSTINNGILFRSSPIKQASNIVCFPPLFSHPKDKYSFIRSQHKSSMGDSETQGFQNPRYVVKKVLARPQHEGDGAIVRRSIGRGELRNLDPFLMLDEFSVSAPAGFPDHPHRGFETVTYMLEGAFTHQDFAGHKGTIRAGDLQWMTAGKGIIHSEMPAAPGENKGLQLWINLSSKDKMMEPRYQELQSKDISKVERDGVAVRIIAGESFGVQSPVYTQTPTMYLDFTLSPGSQVHQRIPESWNAFVYIVDGEGVFGDPSAEAAASHHALVLSAGDGVEVWNRAARPLRFVLIGGQPLKEAVVQYGPFVMNTQAQIQQAIEDYNYCKNGFERGKHWASQQ